ACGATGATGCAGTAAGTTATTCTGAATAATCAAATCCTTATTGTGTTTCGTGTAGATTGTCTACATATCATCTTTTTCGGAAATTCTCATATCACTGGCATGGGAAAATCTGATATAATTATATGCTATCGTaccatgtttttttttcttgtaagACTACCCCAGTTGACTTCAGTTTCCTAAGTTTTGTATATAATAGGTTGCTACTTCTGCgtgcatttttctattttgttataGATAAGCCATGTTTTCTTATATTGTATATTGAACTTGTAATTTATGATGTTTTCTTATGTTTGAATGAAATGTTCTGTACACTTACTGTTCTTTTTGAAGAGATATGAGCTGAAGTTAATGCCTagttttgtggtttgattttcGACATCAGATTCACCTTTGAAACTGGTTTATTGCATCTGGTCCAGGAAAGAGAACGCCAATTCGAAATAGATATCAGACGAGCAAAAGGCTTAGAAGTTAAACGGATGCTAGAAGATGGGAACTGCCTCTTCCGTGCTGTTGCTGATCAAGTGTATGGGGACTCTGAAGCTTATGATTTAATTCGAcaaatgtgcattgattacatgGTATGTATATCTCTTACCTGaatcttgatttttaaattaCGTGCCATAAGATTCTATTACTTTTATTATAGGTGCTAGACAGTCACTCTGTGGCATGCTAATCtcaaattgaatgaaacagttGGGTGAAAATTCTCTTAGAAATGGAAAACCATGAATTATTAGCTACCGACGCCTTCTCTAGAGTTGATAAGAGAGTTGGAGTTTCTAATGAATTGTTTACTTGTGATATTCACGTTTGGTTAGTTGCAACATAAGTAGATTTTCGCTTCACATTTTCTGGATGCAGGAGATGAATAGCAAATCCTAAAATATGGAAAGAGGAATAGACTTTCATTAATCTGGAATTCCAAAATTGATATCGTAAACTGAAGGGTGAATGTTCCTGTTTTCCTCAAGTATCAAATCCTGAGCTGTAAATTCTGATAGTATATAAATAGAACTATCGTCATTAGTTAGCTTAGAGTTTTTAGCATAATTACAGGACAGAGGTGTCGTAGAGTTGTagcaacaaatattttttttttatatttacagtAACACAGTTCTGTATCTAGTATCCATCTTTGTTATCTTTGTCCAATGAGTAAGACCAAATCTTAGGCTTTTAGGGATGATTGAAAGCAAATGGATTTATCGACATGCAGTTGCAATGTCTTTGGTATATTCCTCTTCTAAGCGCTAGTAAGGGCTAGTTTACCATTGAGGTTGAAAAGTGCTGTGAAAAAGTGTTTTAGAACAgtgcatttgaaaattttgatagtaTTTACCATTACTGTCAACAGTGCTTTTGGGAAGATAAAATGCCTATTTTTGTAGACATGATTTTGTAAAGTATAAGATTTAATCAGGGGTTGATAATTTCATTGAAAAACACTTCTCCAAAAgccaaaagctaaaaattttgactttttggcTTGGGTTAAAATCCTAGATTAAAATCAAGGTTTGGTTTAAAAAGCTGCTTGTTTACCAAACTTTTTTGTTTGAAACCATGGTTTGGGTTGAAAAGTGCTTTTCAACCTCAATGGTAAACAAAGCCTAAGCACCCTTCTAGTTCCTGTTAATCTTGTTAGTTGAATCTCTGTAACCTGTCAAAACTCAGATAATTGGTTGCCTGCATGTTTTGTCCACTTCAGTAAACCCCATGCTGATGCATAATGTAACTTGGTTTAGGGATAATTGTAGAACAAAGGATGATCTTGTTctctcttttttaatatttaatcagATTAAATTTTTGGATGTGACTAAAAAGGAgcatgatatatattttttattttggaccactgttaacattttttatttgttttgaagtGTAGATAATCCCTGGCTTTCTTGATTACAATGTGCATTATTTTTGGTGCTTCAATCACATTAATTTTGAGGTGTTTGAGTAGCATGATTCTGATTTTTTTTGGGATGAATGCTTATCTTTAATTGTTCATCCAGGAGCGAGAGAGGGATCACTTTTCTCAGTTTATAACAGAAGGTTTTACATCTTATTGTAAGAGGAAAAGAAGAGATAAGGTATGCAGAGGCATTATAATTGGTTGTGTACTAACTTAATGTTCATACTTGAGAGCATATCAttatttgtttttgaaatttGCATGAGGGTTATGGCTCATCCTTGTTTCCGTTGATAATGGTGATCTggatattttattttgaactttttAGTCCATATCCAAGATTACTAGCACTCTATTTGATGAATTCAAAAATGTTAAGTAACCTTCTAGATGATGCATTCTTCTTTGCCAAAGTAATATCTTGATTCTCCCATCACCATTTTGTTTGCTAATCCATTTCCCTTTGTCTAATCCATTTTCCTTTTACGGGGTTAGGTGCATTGTCTATTTAAATGTTTTGAAAGCATCTGTTCTTTTATCTTGGATACAGGTCTATGGGAACAATGTGGAGATTCAAGCGTTATCTGAAATGTATAACAGACCTATCCATATCTATTCCTACAGCATAGGTGATGCTCAACTGATGGTTTTGatgattgatttttttaagttttgtgtTCTTCCATGTTCTTACCTTCTACGgacaaaaatattatttgatgCAGAACCTATCAACATATTTCATGGAAGCTATAATACCGACACACCTCCCATAAGGCTGAGCTACCATCATGGGAATCATTACAACTCCCTTGTTGACCCTCGTCGTCTGACAGTTGGTGCTGGGCTTGGATTTAGCTGTCTTAGAGGGGTGCGTCTAAATTCCTTTCACATGTTTCTTTTTCTGCTTTCTTGGTTCTTTGTTTCTCGTTTAGAACATGCTTATTGCTTTCGGTCATGCTATGGAACTGAATTCGTATGCAAGGCTTCAATGGCAGAATATTTTCAATTTGAATATGGAGTTTGAATGAATTAGAATCACAAATTGGATTTATGGTATCGACTGTGTTTGGATGTGCAGGCAAATGTGGACAAGGATCAAGTCAAGGCCGCAATTAAATCTCAACAAGACCAGCAGATAGACAATGCAAGTAGTTTTCGATAGTTTGAGATTAGTTTTTTACCGTGTTTAGGATGGTATTGTAACTAACAGAATCTTGCTTCAACTTTGTATACCAACAGGCACTCCTGGCTGAGGGTCGATTTTACTCTGATCTTGAACTTACTGAGAAGGAAATTGAGCGAATGGTTATGGAAGCATCTCGAGCTGAATACCTTGCCAGTGACAAGTTTAAGCCACAAGTGGGCCATAAAGAATCGTCTACTTCAACTGCTGAACCATCATCGTCTGGAGCTAGTGAGTATTCTAGAGATTTCAAAACATCATGTTGATGATCTCTGATTGTCTGTCATGAATATGAACATACATTCTTCTGAATTATTTGTGGACAGGAACAGGGACAGGGCCATCAGGCAGTGAAACCAAACTGGAGGGCTCAAAAGAGCATGGTTTTCGGGATAGTGTTCTCAGCAGTGGCATGCAATTACTACTGTCAATGGGATTCAGTTATTTGCAGGCAAATGAAGCTTATAGCATATTTGGGGATGACGTAGATTCCATGGTCTGTTATCTCATAGAAACCGGCAGTAGCAGCAGAAGCAAAGGCAAGGCAACAGATTTAATCATAGACTAGTCCCCAAGACTTTAAAAAGAACAAACAGTAGTAGCAGGCTGGCTGTGTAGAGCGTGGTATAATTGAACATAATATTGGCCTCTTTCTCCCTCGTTGTAGCCTTGGTGAAAATAGATAGAACAATTCTTATCTACTGAGAACAAAACATCGAACGATTAGATGTGTTTGAACCAAATTCCAAGTCAATAAAATGCATTATTAGCTTAGCGTCCA
This window of the Gossypium hirsutum isolate 1008001.06 chromosome A09, Gossypium_hirsutum_v2.1, whole genome shotgun sequence genome carries:
- the LOC107889186 gene encoding OVARIAN TUMOR DOMAIN-containing deubiquitinating enzyme 6 translates to MTRILVQRGSTGSSSSNPSRSSSLPGPSSSRAEPQVSSLQVPPASRDDEVSEEVQEQIASDEILECYSNENKATESDDPSPEILRNDRNITSSDALAEAEQVNTLDASGPCDVMNDLGGLRISKKVAAETEGSSNDPLPFGNGSSYPPPPPVPPPKPSAANSNSRRFASGSSNPVRAGSSRRAVAWPTVSTRTSPSGSRPSSPRSHGESEGYNSADEQNPCFVSSYDDAERERQFEIDIRRAKGLEVKRMLEDGNCLFRAVADQVYGDSEAYDLIRQMCIDYMERERDHFSQFITEGFTSYCKRKRRDKVYGNNVEIQALSEMYNRPIHIYSYSIEPINIFHGSYNTDTPPIRLSYHHGNHYNSLVDPRRLTVGAGLGFSCLRGANVDKDQVKAAIKSQQDQQIDNALLAEGRFYSDLELTEKEIERMVMEASRAEYLASDKFKPQVGHKESSTSTAEPSSSGARTGTGPSGSETKLEGSKEHGFRDSVLSSGMQLLLSMGFSYLQANEAYSIFGDDVDSMVCYLIETGSSSRSKGKATDLIID